In the genome of Coregonus clupeaformis isolate EN_2021a unplaced genomic scaffold, ASM2061545v1 scaf1150, whole genome shotgun sequence, the window ataagtgaatatgtccaaattattacgacatATACAAATGGGAgaaatagatacataaagtgctttcatttctaaatggtgaaacagatatgtattaaaatatcctcaaataaaaggtgacattatatactgtcacctcatatgaaacatttgatctcaaatccaaaatgctggaggatagagccacatttaaaatgttagcttcactgtcaaactagatatggtgtggactgtatactcaatacaatctaaatctgatacctcactgtctgtcttttgactgatactgctttttaaactgctctggtcagtcaactcaaatatttgtaatatggatttttttttttatctacaagcaatactttgataatttgtcatttctaataatgatacattcatttatgaatagatatggcaggtttcaggacactgatgtatctgaacattttgaaaaaatatactgccactattttaaccaccaaagaatagcagtgtgattttaatatgatttgactctttgcaggctgtcaggctgtctagtcacagaggaaggctgtgcttctctggtctcagctctgaagtcaaacccctcacacctgagagagctggacctgagctacaatcacccaggagactcaggagtcagactgctctctgctggactggaggatccacactgcagactggagaaactcaagtatgtagagggtttatgtcaatgttcatatcagacatgttggagttaacaggctagttaagacaaacattctgaccaccacttggactaagttatataaagactgtgtttgtgtgtgtgtgtgtgtgtgtgtgtgtgtgtccagtgtgtgtgtgtgtgtgtccagtgtgtatgtgtgtgtgtgtcctgtgtgtgtgtgtttgtccagtgtgtgtgtatgtgtgtccattgtgtgtgtgtgtccagtgtgtgtgtgtgtggtccagtgtgtgtgtgtggtccagtgtgtgtgtaagtgtccagtgtgtgtgtgtgtgagttcaggtgtatccctcaatgactgtctgttcttctgcttaccgctacagtgtggaacatggtggagagaacacaatgaatcctggacttagaaaatgtgagtgttgactgctgtgaagaatatgactaagaataagtcttaattcaagtgaagtcaaagtcaaagaccaccatcattacttacttggtcatattaaatatcagctgtagttctacagatgcacaaatcagggacaccaaagtttacaaagagttgctttgacaatgtgtgtgtctgtgtgtgtgtgtgtttgtgtttgttcaggatgtgtgtgtgtgtgtgtgtgtgtgtgtgtgtgttcagtgtgtgtgtgtgtgtgtggcgtgttcgtgttactttagaaatctgtttgtgttcatgcatgcatacaggtgtgtgtgtgtgtgtgtgtgtaattaatgggaataagtgtgttttatattaccatacagtataacatatgatcattgaacaaatctcaagttaccttaacttcaccttttgatacctagaaacagctacattaaatgaattagtgaaaagtgagttaacattctaatatgaatgatgatgatttctaatattgtgtctggtttcatccatcagatgtctgtgatctcacactggacctaaacacagtaaacagattcctctctctgtctgaggagaacagaacagtGACACGTAGgacagaggagcagccgtatcctgatcgcccagagagatttgaggactggagacaggtgctgtgtagagagggtctgactgggcgctgttactgggaggtagagtggagtgggagttgggttgttataggagtgacatataaaggaatcaggaggagaggaggggttgatATAAGAgcgacatataaaggaatcaacaggagaggaaggggtgatGACTGTTgtcttggatacaatgacaagtcctggtgtCTGATCTGCTCTGACACCAGTTACTATGTCAGGCACAATCACAATCTCACTATCATAgatgtcccctcctccagctcccacagagtaggagtgtatctggactggccagccggcactctgtccttctacagagtctcctctgacacactgacccacctgaacacattccactccacattcactgagcccctctatccagggttttgggtttatggtgttgactcctcagtgtccctgtatatttaacatttacatttacatttaagtcatttagcagacgttcttatcccggggggtagaaggattactttatactattccaggtattccttaaaaggtggggtttcaagtgtctccggaaggtggtgagtgactccgctgtcctggcgtcgtgagtgagcttgttccaccattggggtgccagagcagcgaatagctttgactgggctgagcgggaactgtgcttccgtagaggtaggggggctagcaggccagagatggatgaaagtagtgccctcgtttgggtgtagggtctaatcagagcctgaaggtaaggaggtgccgttcccctcacagctccgtaggcaagcaccatggtcttgtagtagatgcgagcttcaactggaagccagtggagtgtgcggaggagcggggtgacatgagagaatttgggaaggttgaacaccagacgggctgcagcgttctggataagttgtagatgTATCCTCTGTTTAACATTTAAGCTCTTACAATAACACTGTTAAAATACCAATGTGATCATTTTTTGTATGTATTTTATGTTGGAAAACTAATTGTTATGGACCATATGCTCCATAATTGTACAATTGTACATGGATATATTGTACTTTTCATATAAAACatcttttaaacaaaaaaaaagcaCGTTAATGGTCCTCTCCCAGTCACAAGTTGACTTTTTTGTCATGAATTTTGCCCTGGAGCAGACTACTGCACCAATTTCTCTCTAAATGCTTCACGCTGCCAAAGTCGAAATTGGCTATATCGTTAAACATTTGTggaaaataatttttgttttatgtcttaatttaaggtaaggATTGCTAGTGAGAGTTAAGGTTAGCATTAAAATCAGATATTATAACTTTATACCTGTACCAGCTGTTTGGCCACTTTGCagaactgcctccagggcaaaattcatgacaataaatggcaacctgcctcccagtcatcccctccctatctctacaAGGCCTGCCCAGAACATGCAAAGCTAGTGATGCGGGGGTTGtctcataacccacagtccccaGGCTTGGGTGGGTGGCAGGCAGGTTCAATACAGAGAAAACAATAGACTACATCAGAAAATCCATCAATGGatcattattgtgcaatttacacTAAGTGGACAatacattaaggacacctgctctttccatgaccagactgagcaggtgaatccagAGTAAAGCTATGAtctccttattgatgtcacttgtagatGAGGGGGgcgggacaggttaaagaaggatgtttaagcctggaACAATTGAGAccgtggattgtgtgtgtgtgccattcagaggttgaattggcaagacaacatattgaagtgcctttgatcGGGGTGGGGTACTGGGTGCCAGGcaccaccggtttgtgtcaagaactgcagcgctgctgggtttcacgctcatggtacaccacactaaggacatccagccaacttgacacaactgtgggaagaatcggcgtcaacatgggccagcatccctgtgggacgctTTCCAACACCTTGTGAGTCCATgcccccgatgaattgaggctgttctacgGGGCAAAAGTGGCGAGGTAActccaatattaggaaggtgtttgatATAGCGTCTTTTGTTacagcatttattaatgtctttaAAGTCGTCAGctgtaggtgagagagaggagaaggacacgccatgtgttgTGTGTCGGTCACGGGATGGGGGGCCAGAAGGTGGCGTGCCAAGGTAGATTa includes:
- the LOC123486331 gene encoding stonustoxin subunit beta-like → LDLNTVNRFLSLSEENRTVTRRTEEQPYPDRPERFEDWRQVLCREGLTGRCYWEVEWSGSWVVIGVTYKGIRRRGGVDIRATYKGINRRGRGDDCCLGYNDKSWCLICSDTSYYVRHNHNLTIIDVPSSSSHRVGVYLDWPAGTLSFYRVSSDTLTHLNTFHSTFTEPLYPGFWVYGVDSS